From a single Verrucomicrobiota bacterium genomic region:
- a CDS encoding DUF4832 domain-containing protein codes for MAFESCWDMRKWKQEGWDISYIFDYALRCHASYVNNKSAPIPEGARPEIEKFLRRLGYRLVVRSLEHLATVRVGDELPLTVTWENIGVAPPYRDYRVAFRLTKRGGSTTRLLTFVSENSIRGWLPGPRTTESAVQVPAGTEPGE; via the coding sequence GTGGCTTTCGAGAGTTGTTGGGATATGCGCAAATGGAAGCAGGAAGGTTGGGACATCAGTTACATCTTCGACTACGCCTTGCGCTGTCATGCCAGTTACGTGAACAACAAGTCGGCGCCCATCCCTGAAGGCGCGCGGCCGGAGATTGAGAAATTTCTACGACGGTTGGGTTATCGTCTGGTCGTACGAAGCCTCGAACACCTCGCCACCGTGCGCGTCGGGGACGAACTTCCGCTCACTGTCACTTGGGAAAACATCGGTGTCGCGCCGCCCTACCGCGATTATCGCGTCGCCTTTCGCCTGACGAAGCGCGGCGGGTCCACCACCCGGCTCCTCACGTTCGTTTCTGAGAATTCCATTCGCGGCTGGCTGCCCGGCCCGCGAACCACCGAATCGGCTGTCCAAGTCCCGGCCGGAACTGAGCCTGGCGAATAG